From the Haladaptatus sp. DJG-WS-42 genome, the window GAGGACGTGCTGGTCGTCATCACGGAAGACGACTACGTCAAACGCATGCCCGTAAACCGCTTCGACGCTCAGGGTCGCGGCGGGAAGGGAATCATCGGGACGAATCTCAAAGAAGGCGACCGGGTTTCGAAGGTGTTCATGGCGAACACCCACGACTACCTGCTCGCCTTTACGAATCAGGGACAGGTCTATCAACTGAAGACCTACGAGATTCCAGAGGTCGGCAGGACGGCACGGGGGAAATCCGCCGTCAACCTGCTCAAACTCGACAAGGGTGAGGAGATTACGGCTGTCGTCAACACCGACGACTTCTCAGAAGAGGAGTATCTCACCTTTGCCACGAAACACGGCTACGTCAAGCGAACGGGTGCGGACAACTTCACCAACATCCTCTCGACGGGGATTCGCGCCATCCGCTTAGAAGACGGCGACGAACTCGTGGACGTCGAGATTACGGACGGTAAAGCAGACCTCCTGATTGCGACGGCGGGCGGCATGTCCATTCGGTTCGAGGAGACGGACGCTCGCGCTATGGGCCGCACCGCCCGTGGGGTAAACGGCATCAAGCTCTCGGGCGACGATACGGTCGCCGGACTCATCGCCGCAGACGAGTCCGCAGACCTACTGACCGTCACCGAGAACGGCTACGGCAAGCGCACGCCAATCAGCAAGTATCGCACCCAATCGCGCTACGGCAAGGGCCTCATCGACATCAAGACCAACGAGCGAAACGGCGAGGTCACCGCCATCAAGGCGGTCTCCGACGACGATGACGTCGTCGTGATGAGTGACGATGGCCAGATTATGCGCACCCACGTCGCAGACATCTCGGAGGTTGGCCGCAACACGATGGGTGTCATCGTGATGCGTCTCTCCGACGGCGACAAGGTGGCGAGCGTTGACGTGATTCCACCGCTCGACGCACGCGACGGCGCAAAAGATGACGAAGAAGACGAGGACGCAGAAGAAGTGGAAGCCGACGAGTAAGCACCCGGCAACCGCTGTCGCTGACCATACATTTTTGTGCACTGTTGTACATTGGCTTGCTACCATGCAACACAATTCGGGAGACAATCCGGGCAAATTCGGCACCTTTGGCGGCCGACACGTTCCAGAACCGCTCGAAGAACCACTCGCACAGTTGGGAGCGGCGTTCGACGAGATTGCGAAGTCGCCCGAGTTCAGAGCCGAGTTCTACGACCTACTCACGAAGTACGCGGGCCGTGAGACGCCGTTATATTACGCCGAAAACCTTTCTGCAGCGTACGGCGCAGACATCTATCTCAAACGCGAAGACCTGCTCCACGGCGGGGCACACAAAATCAACAACGCGCTCGGACAGGCGTTGCTTGCGAAGAAGGCGGGGAAAACGCGGCTCATCGCGGAGACGGGCGCGGGCCAACACGGCACGGCGACCGCCATGGTCGGTGCACTGTTCGGCCTTGACACCGAGATTTACATGGGGAAAAAGGACGTCGAGCGCCAGAAGATGAACGTCTTCCGGATGCGACTCATGGGCGCGACGGTGAACGAGGTCACCCGTGGCGGGTCGGGGCTCGCAGACGCCGTCGACGCCGCGCTCGAAGACTTTGCGGGGAACATGGACGACACGCACTACCTCGTTGGCTCTGCAGTCGGGCCAGACCCGTTCCCCCGGATGGTGCGCGAGTTCCAGTCCGTGATAGGCGAGGAAGCGCGCGCTCAGATACTCGACCAAACTGGGAGCCTGCCGGATGCGGCGGTCGCCTGCGTCGGCGGCGGGTCGAACGCGATTGGCCTGTTTCACGCCTTCCGCGACGATGATGTGACATTCTATGGCGGCGAAGGCGGTGGCGAAGGTGGAGATTCGAAGCGTCACGCCGCGCCGCTCGCGGCGGGGAAAGACGGCGTCATCCACGGGATGGCCACGCGCGTTATCGAAGATGACGTGGAAGTCCACTCGGTCTCTGCTGGACTCGACTATCCGGGCGTCGGCCCCGAACACGCCATGTTCCGGGCGGTTGGCCGGTGTGAGTATCGCGCCATCACCGACGACGAAGCCATCGACGCCTTCCGGACGCTAAGCGAGACAGAAGGCATCATTCCGGCGCTCGAAAGCAGTCACGCGCTCGCCCTCGCAAAGCAAGTTGCTG encodes:
- the trpB gene encoding tryptophan synthase subunit beta, with translation MQHNSGDNPGKFGTFGGRHVPEPLEEPLAQLGAAFDEIAKSPEFRAEFYDLLTKYAGRETPLYYAENLSAAYGADIYLKREDLLHGGAHKINNALGQALLAKKAGKTRLIAETGAGQHGTATAMVGALFGLDTEIYMGKKDVERQKMNVFRMRLMGATVNEVTRGGSGLADAVDAALEDFAGNMDDTHYLVGSAVGPDPFPRMVREFQSVIGEEARAQILDQTGSLPDAAVACVGGGSNAIGLFHAFRDDDVTFYGGEGGGEGGDSKRHAAPLAAGKDGVIHGMATRVIEDDVEVHSVSAGLDYPGVGPEHAMFRAVGRCEYRAITDDEAIDAFRTLSETEGIIPALESSHALALAKQVAADHDTIIVNLSGRGDKDMEQAASLLDLGA